In Streptomyces capitiformicae, one genomic interval encodes:
- the pglW gene encoding BREX system serine/threonine kinase PglW, whose amino-acid sequence MRDGRWTTVTDSEFQHEHRGLEAIREKLPDNDPWRAWSNFTFTAHTGHVREVDLLVIAPGGVHLIELKDWHGSVESRNGTWLQTQPSGRQLPHGNPLHLANKKAKELATLLKQHGEKVWVSEAVCFTDSSLRNRLPTHDRNGVFTVHQLAEMLKEPPKDEYRRIDAARSRRIKAALERIGIARSDAEYKVGPYLLSRKAFDSGPTWADYLAQHSELPEAARVRVYLRERGSDAELRASVERAARREAAVLRAFRHPGVVQLKQYDPSGHSAGPALIFDFDPRTLRLDEYLIQYGEKLDILSRMALVRQLAETVRSAHGRRIFHRTLAARAVHVIPRGRSRRSDSESETGAWSSPHLQISDWQVAVQRSSEHGGAGNGERFAPTTFSRAGAHLAEGADPYLAPELTALRPDPVALDVYGLGVLTYLLATGRSPAASQAELVARYEAGEGLRPSSVVDGLSPYIDELVQAATAYDVSARLSSVDDFLEMLEVVEADLTEPAPAETPRPAEPEKDPLDAVAGDVLAGRWEVRRRLGTGSTSRAFLVRDLTAGSDVRFSKSLAVLKVATSDSRGEVLRREAEMLGRLRPDSRVIRLVEPEPQRIGPRTVLVMEYVGDERDESGEPSATGAKRRRREETVARQLREFGRLSVDQLEAYGDYLFGAVDFLEGEGVWHRDIKPDNIAIRIRPNRTRELVLIDFSLAGYPVNETAAGTDGYLDPFIGTLTDRSVYDAHAERYALAVTLHEMASRELPVWGDGKVSPRQTDPEKEPYPRIAADAFDPAVRDGLVAFFQRALHRDASERFPDLKPMRDAWKKIFLAMDEAKPSSRRPSRHAAPPTQGEAAQPAPDAAIPEAEEESAEQQRERLAERVDRDTLISSSGLSPAAESFVYGLGVNTVGELLDYSQRQLVNAPGLGAKTRKEVLNRIKQWRLRLAEKPAAPLTPEGRKAAKEELSAAEAAAADAVAASGGAGAQSLPERALRSVSLDTLATVFVPPLRKDGSNHNECEMVRLLLRLPNEQGVLPSEVGVWPTQTDVAHALGLSRGRIPQMLKNQRTRWKKHPAVRALRAEVLDLLHGLGRVASAAEIADALTVRRGTQLQEREQRRALALAAVRAVVEVEQLVPDEAEFQHAPNRDAADESMGAGLLALEVGADDAPDTPSAPGLLHYAHRLGRIADGMSELDTLPTAATVVAELGAVPPPSAAVQWDDRRMVEIAVAASRHAAATPRLEIYPRKLPLVRALRLTQAGLVPLIPGMAEAEQPGLTGEDVHERVRARFPELLNERGGHALPTGGPLTKALRDAGFDLVLSTRKSTGTLRYLPSNPDGTSIYLSSDARRQPTGTVSAHRYSDDPELAAAGTAEDRLKASARRDGFRVLTVPTEWARDAIDELGRDDFGGGAVVVSVAELFVRALHELVDPRPKPTWETILRADVAKAGTPGAMKFAEYAGTAWGLVEPRIGELLVPGGTGSGNSGGVGGLAAPLLLTDAGVFARYDAMGVLERLAERSRGGGRALWLLCPQSDPARPPRLGTVAVPYQSGLGEWIVLNEFWVQNAHRAKPERAGAGAGGLRG is encoded by the coding sequence ATGCGGGACGGCCGGTGGACAACGGTCACCGACTCCGAGTTCCAGCATGAGCACCGGGGTCTGGAGGCCATCCGCGAGAAGCTCCCGGACAACGATCCGTGGCGGGCCTGGTCGAACTTCACCTTCACCGCCCACACCGGCCACGTCCGGGAAGTGGACCTGCTGGTGATCGCCCCGGGCGGCGTCCACCTGATCGAGCTGAAGGACTGGCACGGCTCCGTCGAGTCCCGCAACGGCACCTGGCTGCAGACCCAGCCCAGCGGCCGGCAGCTCCCTCACGGCAACCCGCTGCACCTGGCCAACAAGAAGGCCAAGGAACTGGCCACACTGCTGAAGCAGCACGGCGAGAAGGTGTGGGTCTCGGAAGCCGTCTGCTTCACCGACTCCTCACTGCGCAACCGGCTGCCCACCCACGACCGCAACGGCGTCTTCACCGTCCACCAACTGGCCGAGATGCTGAAGGAGCCGCCGAAGGACGAGTACCGCCGGATCGACGCCGCGCGCTCGCGCCGGATCAAGGCCGCCCTGGAGCGCATCGGCATCGCTCGCAGTGACGCTGAGTACAAGGTCGGCCCGTACCTGCTCAGCCGGAAGGCGTTCGACTCGGGCCCGACCTGGGCCGACTATCTGGCCCAGCACAGCGAGCTGCCGGAGGCCGCCCGCGTCCGTGTCTATCTGCGCGAGCGCGGCTCCGACGCCGAGCTGCGGGCATCCGTGGAGCGTGCCGCGCGCCGCGAGGCCGCTGTGCTGCGCGCCTTCCGGCACCCCGGCGTCGTCCAGCTCAAGCAGTACGACCCCTCCGGTCACTCCGCAGGCCCCGCGCTGATCTTCGATTTCGATCCGCGGACCCTGCGCCTGGACGAGTACCTGATCCAGTACGGCGAGAAACTGGACATCCTCAGCCGGATGGCGCTGGTGCGCCAGCTGGCCGAGACGGTGCGCTCGGCGCACGGCCGACGGATCTTCCACCGCACCCTGGCGGCCCGCGCGGTCCACGTCATCCCGCGCGGCCGTAGCCGCCGGAGCGACTCCGAGAGCGAGACCGGCGCCTGGTCCAGCCCGCACCTGCAGATCTCGGACTGGCAGGTCGCCGTCCAGCGCAGCTCCGAGCACGGAGGGGCCGGCAATGGCGAGCGGTTCGCCCCCACGACCTTCTCGCGTGCGGGCGCACATCTCGCCGAGGGCGCGGACCCGTATCTGGCCCCGGAGCTGACCGCGCTCAGGCCCGACCCGGTCGCCCTGGACGTGTACGGACTCGGCGTACTCACCTATCTCCTGGCCACCGGCAGGTCACCGGCCGCCAGCCAGGCCGAACTGGTCGCTCGCTACGAGGCGGGCGAGGGCCTGCGCCCCAGCTCCGTAGTGGACGGTCTCTCCCCTTACATCGACGAGCTGGTGCAGGCGGCCACGGCCTACGACGTCTCCGCCCGGCTGTCGTCGGTGGACGACTTCCTGGAGATGCTGGAGGTCGTCGAAGCGGACCTGACCGAGCCTGCGCCGGCCGAGACCCCGCGCCCGGCCGAACCCGAGAAGGACCCTCTGGACGCGGTCGCGGGCGACGTGCTGGCGGGCCGCTGGGAGGTCAGACGCCGCCTCGGTACGGGTTCGACGAGCCGCGCGTTCCTGGTGCGGGACCTGACCGCCGGCTCGGATGTGCGCTTCTCGAAGTCTCTAGCCGTGCTGAAGGTCGCCACGTCCGACAGCCGCGGCGAGGTGCTGCGTCGCGAGGCCGAGATGCTGGGCCGGCTCCGCCCCGACTCCCGCGTGATCCGCCTGGTCGAGCCGGAACCGCAGCGGATCGGCCCGCGCACGGTCCTGGTCATGGAGTACGTCGGCGACGAGCGCGACGAGAGCGGCGAGCCGTCCGCGACGGGTGCGAAGCGCCGACGCCGGGAGGAGACGGTCGCCCGGCAGCTGCGCGAGTTCGGCCGCCTGTCCGTGGACCAGCTCGAGGCGTACGGCGACTACCTGTTCGGCGCGGTGGACTTCCTCGAGGGCGAGGGCGTGTGGCACCGCGACATCAAGCCCGACAACATCGCGATCCGTATCCGCCCGAACCGCACCCGCGAGCTGGTGCTGATCGACTTCTCGCTCGCGGGCTACCCGGTGAACGAGACCGCGGCGGGCACGGACGGCTACCTGGACCCGTTCATCGGCACGCTCACCGACCGCTCGGTCTACGACGCCCACGCCGAGCGATACGCCCTGGCCGTCACCCTGCACGAGATGGCGTCCCGAGAGCTCCCGGTGTGGGGCGACGGCAAGGTCTCGCCGCGTCAGACCGACCCGGAGAAGGAGCCGTACCCGAGGATCGCCGCCGACGCCTTCGACCCGGCGGTACGGGACGGCCTGGTCGCGTTCTTCCAGAGGGCACTGCACCGGGACGCCTCCGAGCGCTTCCCGGACCTCAAGCCGATGCGGGACGCCTGGAAGAAGATCTTCCTCGCCATGGACGAGGCGAAGCCCTCGTCCCGCCGCCCGTCACGGCACGCAGCGCCACCCACGCAGGGCGAGGCGGCGCAGCCCGCACCGGATGCCGCCATTCCGGAGGCCGAGGAGGAGAGCGCCGAGCAGCAGCGCGAGCGGCTGGCGGAGCGCGTCGACCGGGACACGCTGATCTCGTCGTCCGGCCTGAGCCCAGCCGCGGAGTCGTTCGTGTACGGCCTGGGCGTCAACACTGTCGGCGAGCTGCTCGACTACAGCCAGCGCCAGCTCGTCAACGCCCCCGGTCTCGGCGCCAAGACCCGCAAGGAGGTCTTGAACCGCATCAAACAGTGGCGACTCAGGCTCGCGGAGAAGCCCGCCGCACCGCTCACTCCCGAGGGCCGCAAGGCCGCGAAGGAGGAACTGTCGGCCGCCGAGGCCGCGGCGGCCGACGCGGTGGCGGCGAGCGGCGGCGCCGGTGCGCAGTCGCTCCCGGAGCGCGCACTGCGCAGCGTCAGCCTCGACACGCTCGCCACGGTGTTCGTACCGCCACTGCGCAAGGACGGCTCGAACCACAACGAGTGCGAGATGGTACGGCTGCTGCTGCGCCTGCCCAACGAACAGGGCGTACTGCCGTCAGAGGTCGGGGTCTGGCCGACGCAGACGGACGTCGCGCACGCGCTCGGGCTGTCGCGGGGCCGCATCCCGCAGATGCTGAAGAACCAGCGGACCCGCTGGAAGAAGCACCCGGCGGTACGGGCGCTGCGCGCCGAGGTCCTGGACCTGCTGCACGGCCTTGGCCGGGTCGCCTCAGCGGCGGAGATCGCGGACGCGCTGACCGTACGGCGCGGCACCCAGCTCCAGGAGCGCGAGCAGCGCCGGGCGCTGGCGCTGGCCGCCGTACGGGCCGTGGTGGAGGTCGAGCAACTCGTGCCGGACGAGGCCGAGTTCCAGCACGCCCCGAACCGCGACGCGGCCGACGAGAGCATGGGCGCGGGGCTGCTGGCGCTGGAGGTGGGCGCGGATGACGCGCCGGACACGCCGTCCGCGCCGGGGCTGCTCCACTACGCCCATCGGCTCGGCCGTATCGCCGACGGCATGTCGGAGCTCGACACCCTGCCGACGGCGGCGACCGTGGTGGCCGAACTGGGGGCCGTACCCCCGCCCAGTGCTGCGGTGCAGTGGGACGACCGGCGCATGGTGGAGATCGCGGTGGCCGCCTCCCGCCATGCCGCCGCGACGCCCCGCCTGGAGATCTATCCACGCAAGCTGCCGCTGGTACGGGCGCTGCGCCTCACCCAGGCCGGCCTGGTGCCGCTCATCCCGGGGATGGCGGAGGCCGAGCAGCCGGGCCTGACCGGGGAGGATGTCCACGAGCGGGTACGGGCCCGCTTCCCGGAGTTGCTGAACGAGCGCGGTGGCCATGCTCTGCCTACAGGCGGCCCGCTGACGAAGGCCCTGCGGGACGCCGGCTTCGACCTGGTGCTGTCAACGCGCAAGAGCACGGGGACGCTGCGCTACCTGCCGAGCAACCCGGACGGCACGTCGATCTATCTGTCGTCGGACGCCCGACGGCAGCCGACGGGCACCGTCTCCGCGCACCGCTACTCCGACGACCCGGAACTCGCGGCGGCGGGCACGGCCGAGGACCGGTTGAAGGCGTCGGCGCGGCGGGACGGGTTCCGCGTACTGACGGTGCCGACGGAGTGGGCACGGGATGCGATCGACGAACTCGGGCGCGACGACTTCGGCGGCGGGGCCGTCGTGGTGTCGGTGGCCGAGCTGTTCGTGCGGGCGCTGCACGAGTTGGTCGACCCTCGGCCCAAGCCGACGTGGGAGACGATCCTGCGTGCGGATGTGGCGAAGGCCGGGACGCCGGGGGCGATGAAGTTCGCCGAGTACGCGGGGACGGCGTGGGGACTGGTGGAGCCTCGGATCGGGGAGCTGCTGGTGCCGGGGGGCACGGGCTCTGGGAACAGTGGCGGCGTGGGCGGGTTGGCTGCTCCGTTGCTGCTGACGGATGCCGGGGTCTTCGCCCGGTACGACGCGATGGGTGTGCTGGAGCGGCTGGCGGAGCGGTCGCGGGGTGGTGGCCGCGCGCTGTGGCTGCTGTGCCCGCAGAGCGACCCGGCCCGGCCGCCGCGGCTGGGGACGGTGGCGGTGCCGTATCAGTCGGGGCTCGGTGAGTGGATCGTGCTCAATGAGTTCTGGGTACAGAACGCGCACCGCGCGAAGCCGGAGAGGGCCGGGGCCGGTGCCGGCGGCCTACGGGGATGA
- the pglX gene encoding BREX-2 system adenine-specific DNA-methyltransferase PglX, giving the protein MIDRKSKALLTDLIKQVKAVEVDLGQQVRDGETVLKPLRTEYGKLQKADPKGSPKWDAWLEERLAELPEERAERVRAAEAVAGRLRAEYDQAFKLGRTGATWSAWLDERVTQVAVAWVLGTVFVRFCEDNRLIPEPYLTGPDAERRDLAEARYRQYVEDEQDPTYRGWLERAFAELGSGQAGKLLFDKRRNPLYQIPVSHDGARALVEFWRERREDGELVHDFTDPLSEDGTEGWDTRFLGDLYQDLSADVREKYALLQTPDFVEDFILERTMNPVVRELGSRFGELKMIDPTCGSGHFVIGAFRRIVRLWAHRRPDKNLHEQVRAALNAVHGVDINPFAVAIARFRLLLAAMAAAGVRTLAQAGQYDWPIHLAVGDSLIKARQLELTLIGEESGDPLAEFAYATEDVHEHKGILEQGRYDVVVGNPPYITVKDPKLNKLYRKLYASCAGKYALSVPFAERFFQLAKVGEPDGRGYGMVGQITANSFMKREFGKKLIEEYFAHKVELTEVIDSSGSHIPEHKTPTVILVGRRRPGSNRATTIKTVRSIQGETSTPPDGQPGPVWKSIIKQIDNTKSADQWVAVDYLDRARYFGRHPWVLADGALEVLEQIDLAKEAELKRDVLRVGYYGILGSDEAFTATQEVFHRQGVKNSSIRRLLNGDEVRDFAFSEGNFAFYPYDEARNLRHISETPGDERRLWPYRTDLGNRATFGGGTYFKDGRPWWEWHQLPKDPDAHKWMIVFAEVATHNHFTPEREGKISNQTAPVVKLNKEATEYDFLKLLGVLNSSTACFWLKQVCFCKGNATASSGIADQPWSWNYQFNGTNLLDLPLPAQYPISLATSLEKTSQEAIEAGQAHLASHPTIDSLRGAHDKWKYARARMIALQEELDWQVYSLYNLHPEDLRAPEADVPELALGERAFEIVLARRVKKGEASDEWFKRHESTPITTLPDHWSDAYKATVQKRIDVIESSRAIGMVERPEYKRRWATEGWDSLQAKALRSWLLDHIEDRDLWFQDGQPTILTRAQLTSVLSLDEDFVSVAELYAPRKELATVVADLLANEHVPFLAALRYKPTGLRKRADWEHVWDLQRQEDAAPDEPAKRRIRDSIPVPPKYASADFLKPSYWRARGKLDVPKERFISYATGSISGTPDLFGWAGWDHREQAQALSTYFTNHDELSDEQMTPLLAGLLELQPWLTQWHDEFDPLYGGSPAAFFAGYRATKQGEHGLTDDDLRAWRPGKPTKG; this is encoded by the coding sequence GTGATCGACCGCAAGTCCAAGGCACTGCTGACGGACCTGATCAAGCAGGTGAAGGCGGTCGAGGTCGACCTCGGCCAGCAGGTACGGGACGGCGAGACCGTCCTTAAGCCGCTGCGCACGGAGTACGGCAAGCTGCAGAAGGCCGATCCCAAGGGGAGCCCCAAGTGGGATGCCTGGCTGGAGGAACGGCTGGCCGAGCTGCCGGAGGAGCGTGCCGAGCGGGTGCGGGCGGCGGAGGCGGTCGCGGGGAGACTGCGGGCCGAGTACGACCAGGCATTCAAGCTCGGTCGTACGGGGGCGACTTGGAGCGCGTGGCTGGACGAGCGGGTCACGCAGGTCGCGGTGGCGTGGGTGCTGGGCACGGTGTTCGTACGGTTCTGCGAGGACAACCGGCTGATCCCGGAGCCGTACCTCACGGGCCCGGACGCCGAGCGGCGGGATCTGGCGGAGGCCCGGTACCGGCAGTACGTCGAGGACGAGCAGGACCCGACGTACCGAGGCTGGCTGGAGCGGGCGTTCGCTGAGCTGGGCTCCGGGCAGGCCGGCAAGTTGCTGTTCGACAAGCGGCGCAACCCGCTGTATCAGATCCCCGTCTCGCACGACGGGGCGCGTGCGCTGGTGGAGTTCTGGCGGGAGCGGCGGGAGGACGGGGAGCTGGTCCATGACTTCACCGACCCGCTGAGCGAGGACGGCACGGAGGGGTGGGACACGCGGTTCTTGGGTGACCTGTACCAGGATCTGTCGGCCGACGTTCGCGAAAAGTACGCACTGCTCCAGACACCGGACTTTGTTGAGGATTTCATCCTCGAGCGAACAATGAACCCAGTGGTGCGGGAATTGGGGAGTCGGTTCGGTGAACTGAAAATGATCGATCCGACCTGCGGATCCGGGCATTTCGTGATTGGCGCCTTCCGCAGGATCGTCCGGCTGTGGGCACATCGCCGCCCCGACAAGAACCTCCACGAGCAGGTACGTGCGGCGCTGAACGCAGTGCACGGAGTAGACATTAATCCGTTCGCAGTGGCCATCGCACGCTTCCGACTACTCCTTGCCGCCATGGCAGCAGCTGGCGTAAGAACTCTGGCGCAAGCGGGGCAATATGACTGGCCGATCCACCTTGCGGTGGGTGACTCCCTCATCAAGGCCCGACAGCTTGAGTTGACGCTGATCGGCGAAGAGTCTGGAGACCCGCTGGCGGAGTTCGCTTATGCGACGGAGGACGTGCACGAGCACAAAGGGATTCTGGAACAGGGACGGTACGACGTGGTAGTGGGAAACCCGCCGTATATCACCGTCAAGGATCCGAAGCTGAACAAGCTTTACCGCAAGTTGTATGCGTCATGCGCAGGCAAATACGCCCTATCCGTTCCTTTCGCCGAACGTTTCTTCCAGTTGGCGAAGGTTGGTGAACCCGACGGCCGCGGATATGGCATGGTCGGCCAGATTACAGCGAACTCCTTCATGAAGCGCGAGTTCGGGAAGAAGCTGATCGAGGAATATTTTGCCCATAAGGTTGAACTTACAGAGGTGATCGACTCGTCCGGATCCCACATCCCAGAGCATAAGACTCCTACAGTGATTTTGGTTGGCCGAAGGCGTCCTGGCAGCAATCGAGCAACAACAATCAAGACCGTGCGAAGCATCCAAGGCGAGACCTCTACTCCACCGGACGGCCAGCCGGGGCCGGTTTGGAAGTCGATCATCAAGCAGATCGACAACACCAAATCAGCAGATCAATGGGTTGCAGTGGATTACTTGGACCGAGCACGCTATTTCGGCCGCCACCCGTGGGTCCTAGCAGACGGAGCTCTAGAAGTTCTGGAGCAAATCGATCTAGCGAAGGAGGCCGAGCTGAAGCGAGACGTATTGAGGGTGGGATATTATGGAATTCTGGGATCCGATGAGGCATTTACTGCGACACAGGAGGTTTTCCATCGCCAAGGCGTAAAGAACTCCAGCATCCGTAGGCTTCTAAACGGCGACGAGGTGCGTGACTTTGCCTTCAGCGAAGGAAACTTTGCCTTCTACCCATACGATGAGGCACGTAACCTACGGCACATCAGTGAAACACCCGGGGACGAACGGCGCCTTTGGCCGTACCGAACCGATCTAGGAAATCGCGCAACCTTCGGCGGCGGCACTTACTTCAAAGATGGACGCCCCTGGTGGGAGTGGCATCAGCTCCCGAAAGACCCTGATGCCCACAAGTGGATGATCGTCTTTGCCGAAGTGGCCACGCATAACCACTTCACGCCGGAGCGGGAAGGAAAAATCTCTAACCAAACAGCACCAGTCGTAAAACTCAACAAAGAAGCCACCGAATACGACTTTCTTAAGCTTCTCGGGGTATTGAACAGCTCAACAGCATGCTTCTGGCTCAAACAAGTGTGTTTCTGCAAGGGAAATGCTACTGCATCAAGCGGCATCGCAGATCAACCTTGGTCTTGGAATTACCAATTCAACGGAACCAACCTCCTCGACCTGCCACTTCCAGCACAGTATCCAATTTCACTTGCCACGTCTCTCGAAAAGACTTCCCAAGAAGCAATTGAGGCGGGCCAGGCCCATTTGGCCAGTCATCCCACGATTGATTCCCTGCGTGGGGCGCACGATAAGTGGAAATATGCACGAGCCCGCATGATCGCACTTCAGGAAGAGCTGGATTGGCAGGTCTACTCCCTCTACAACCTGCACCCCGAAGACCTTCGCGCTCCCGAGGCCGATGTTCCCGAACTAGCCCTCGGTGAGCGGGCCTTCGAGATCGTGCTGGCTCGGCGTGTCAAGAAGGGTGAGGCGTCCGACGAGTGGTTCAAACGGCACGAGTCCACCCCCATCACCACGCTCCCCGACCACTGGTCCGACGCGTACAAGGCCACTGTCCAGAAGCGCATCGACGTCATCGAGTCGTCCCGCGCCATCGGCATGGTCGAGCGCCCCGAGTACAAACGTCGCTGGGCGACCGAAGGCTGGGACTCGCTCCAGGCAAAGGCCCTGCGCTCCTGGCTCCTCGACCACATCGAGGATCGCGATCTCTGGTTCCAAGACGGCCAGCCGACCATCCTCACCCGTGCTCAGCTCACCTCCGTACTCTCCCTCGACGAGGACTTCGTCTCCGTCGCCGAGTTGTACGCCCCCCGCAAGGAGCTGGCGACCGTCGTCGCGGATCTCCTCGCCAACGAGCACGTCCCCTTCCTCGCAGCCCTGCGCTACAAGCCCACCGGCCTGAGGAAGCGCGCCGACTGGGAGCACGTCTGGGACCTCCAGCGCCAGGAAGACGCCGCCCCAGACGAGCCCGCCAAGCGGAGGATCCGGGACTCGATCCCCGTACCGCCGAAGTACGCGTCGGCCGACTTCCTCAAACCGTCCTACTGGCGTGCCCGCGGAAAGCTGGACGTACCGAAGGAGCGGTTCATCTCCTACGCCACGGGCTCGATCTCCGGCACTCCGGACCTGTTCGGCTGGGCGGGCTGGGACCACCGTGAGCAGGCCCAGGCCCTTAGTACGTACTTCACGAACCACGACGAGCTGTCCGACGAGCAGATGACTCCGCTGCTCGCCGGCCTCCTCGAACTCCAGCCCTGGCTCACCCAGTGGCACGACGAGTTCGACCCGCTGTACGGCGGCTCCCCCGCGGCCTTCTTCGCGGGCTACCGAGCAACCAAACAGGGCGAACACGGCCTGACCGACGACGACTTGCGTGCCTGGCGTCCCGGGAAGCCAACCAAGGGCTGA
- a CDS encoding restriction endonuclease subunit S domain-containing protein: MVSGLDERLRLLPPQWDVVPLGELRSVQLIGYGITRPGQHTEGGVGMIRAADVQDGQLRSNEPRRIDPRVHEENPRSQLEAGDVVVVLVGRVGQAAVVTEEFRHWNTSRTVGIIRADEPGEAAWLRLWLGSPEVREWCAQQATGSTLHRTLSLAALRTLPVPVPPVESRPALLGAMRLLEAKESTNARIAACATELVDGHFAMLAGRSGAWADRTIGALAELHAGTSSRPRSDDVELPTQQDIDFAAPADILQSEWPHLHETEHHFAAAPKGALMCEPHSLLVASREDGVRAVMNKAPVIPGRGVLVLSPTSVTDALWLLHDIRLRSAELAATAQGSAGREISRRAFAATEVRWPPYEVREQFAQLADRLHERAYTALAENRMLRVLRGRILDSFLSGAFPRKSAS, translated from the coding sequence ATGGTGAGCGGGCTGGACGAGCGGTTGCGGCTGCTCCCACCGCAATGGGATGTGGTGCCCTTGGGGGAACTGCGGTCGGTGCAGTTGATCGGTTACGGCATCACTCGCCCCGGTCAACACACCGAGGGTGGTGTGGGAATGATCCGTGCCGCGGATGTCCAGGACGGACAGTTGCGCAGCAATGAGCCAAGGCGCATCGATCCCCGCGTTCACGAAGAGAACCCACGGAGTCAGCTGGAGGCCGGCGACGTCGTCGTGGTTCTGGTGGGCCGTGTGGGTCAGGCGGCGGTTGTCACCGAGGAGTTCCGCCACTGGAACACCTCTCGGACTGTCGGGATCATCCGCGCGGACGAGCCCGGTGAGGCGGCGTGGCTGAGATTGTGGCTCGGTTCGCCGGAGGTGCGCGAATGGTGCGCGCAGCAGGCCACCGGTTCCACGCTGCATCGCACGTTGAGTCTGGCGGCGCTACGCACACTTCCCGTGCCCGTTCCCCCTGTGGAGTCGAGGCCTGCACTGCTGGGCGCGATGCGCCTTCTGGAGGCGAAGGAATCGACCAATGCGCGCATCGCCGCATGCGCCACAGAACTGGTCGATGGGCACTTCGCGATGCTGGCCGGGCGCAGCGGAGCATGGGCGGACAGAACCATCGGCGCGCTCGCGGAGCTGCATGCCGGCACCTCGTCACGTCCGCGGTCGGACGACGTTGAGTTGCCCACGCAGCAGGACATCGATTTTGCGGCACCTGCCGACATCCTGCAGAGCGAGTGGCCGCACCTCCATGAGACGGAGCACCATTTCGCCGCCGCCCCGAAGGGTGCCCTGATGTGCGAGCCGCATTCCCTGCTGGTCGCCTCCAGAGAAGACGGGGTGAGGGCGGTCATGAACAAAGCGCCGGTCATTCCCGGCCGGGGAGTGCTCGTGCTGAGCCCCACGTCCGTGACCGACGCCCTCTGGCTGCTCCATGACATCCGCCTGCGCAGTGCCGAACTGGCAGCGACCGCACAAGGGTCCGCCGGCCGTGAGATCAGTCGGCGCGCATTCGCAGCGACCGAGGTCAGATGGCCCCCGTACGAGGTGCGCGAGCAGTTCGCACAGCTCGCCGACCGCCTACACGAACGGGCATACACGGCACTCGCGGAGAACAGGATGCTGCGCGTGCTGCGAGGGCGGATTCTCGACAGCTTCCTGTCGGGGGCCTTTCCAAGGAAGTCTGCCTCCTGA
- a CDS encoding N-6 DNA methylase, with the protein MEKASRGPSLGRALDGLREAMAPQDALLLAMALTLLRHEADADESDDWSHRTRARDAWGTLATGAWWRDPYELSPIIRSGLDVWESRHVRLENLPHLADVRAHQLVPLVEWATATREPAALFEECLRHTQTTGKGGSYYTPPDIAHLLIDLMEPRAGETVYDPVCGSGGFLLRAHEYVESADGNSRLGLYGQDVNRTAVQTAAMNLSVHGAEAHLAGPSSTLTDDRFPDQTFDVVVANPPFNQSGWDDRESRHYDPRWRYGPPPAGNANFAWAQHVVSKLSRTRAGRGALLLPTGAASGAKAGERDIRARMLEHDVLSCVVELPAGLVPHVRNPVSLWLFTWSKTPHENWGSSDRSGQFLLIDARETAVTVGRGRRAVPKQARERIVTAFAAWRGAEGAARYEDVPGWCRSVSLDEIAERKHDVLPSHHVGAPAVETEDVSGEERIADLTDELYELFAKSHSLEEELRELLGKL; encoded by the coding sequence GTGGAGAAGGCGTCGAGAGGTCCGTCGTTGGGACGTGCGCTGGATGGTCTGCGCGAGGCGATGGCACCCCAGGACGCCCTCCTGCTGGCCATGGCCTTGACGCTCTTGCGTCACGAGGCGGACGCCGACGAGTCCGATGACTGGAGCCACCGGACTCGCGCTCGCGATGCGTGGGGCACTCTCGCGACGGGAGCCTGGTGGCGAGACCCCTACGAGCTGTCGCCCATCATTCGGAGCGGTCTGGATGTCTGGGAATCGCGCCACGTTCGGCTGGAGAACCTGCCGCACCTCGCCGACGTGCGCGCACACCAGCTCGTCCCTCTTGTCGAGTGGGCGACTGCGACACGGGAACCCGCAGCGCTTTTCGAAGAATGTCTGCGCCATACCCAGACGACGGGCAAGGGCGGCAGCTACTACACGCCGCCTGACATCGCCCATCTGCTGATCGACCTGATGGAGCCCCGGGCCGGTGAGACCGTCTACGACCCGGTGTGCGGATCGGGTGGTTTCCTCCTGCGGGCCCATGAGTACGTCGAGTCCGCCGACGGCAACTCCCGCCTGGGGCTGTACGGACAGGACGTGAACAGGACCGCCGTGCAGACCGCCGCGATGAACCTCTCCGTGCACGGCGCTGAGGCGCATCTGGCAGGTCCCTCTTCGACCCTGACCGATGACCGGTTTCCGGACCAGACCTTCGACGTGGTCGTGGCCAACCCGCCCTTCAACCAGTCGGGGTGGGACGATCGTGAGAGCCGACACTACGATCCGCGCTGGCGCTACGGCCCGCCACCGGCCGGCAACGCCAACTTCGCCTGGGCTCAGCACGTGGTGAGCAAGCTGTCCCGTACCCGAGCCGGACGCGGTGCGCTCCTGCTGCCCACGGGTGCCGCCTCCGGAGCGAAAGCCGGGGAACGGGACATCCGCGCACGCATGCTGGAACACGACGTCCTGAGCTGCGTGGTGGAGCTGCCCGCCGGACTGGTCCCCCATGTGCGCAATCCCGTGAGCCTGTGGTTGTTCACCTGGAGCAAGACACCTCACGAGAACTGGGGCAGCAGTGACCGGTCAGGTCAGTTCTTGCTGATTGATGCCCGTGAGACCGCGGTAACCGTCGGGCGTGGCCGCCGCGCCGTGCCGAAGCAGGCACGAGAGCGCATTGTCACGGCCTTCGCGGCCTGGCGGGGAGCAGAGGGAGCGGCGCGCTACGAAGATGTGCCCGGCTGGTGCAGGTCGGTGTCCTTGGACGAGATCGCCGAGCGCAAGCACGACGTGTTGCCTTCACATCATGTTGGCGCACCCGCTGTCGAGACAGAGGATGTGAGTGGAGAAGAGCGAATCGCCGATCTGACCGACGAGTTGTACGAGCTCTTCGCGAAGTCGCACAGTCTGGAAGAGGAACTGCGCGAACTGCTGGGGAAGTTGTGA